A region of Planktomarina temperata RCA23 DNA encodes the following proteins:
- the mtgA gene encoding monofunctional biosynthetic peptidoglycan transglycosylase, with translation MIEPIEDHLDSPDGPRRRWPGRLGPLLRGARRVLLWSLLAAALAFLAWGLIYRWVNPPITFYMMQERARLGEIQYQWVDIEEVAPMVRRAVVAAEDANFCTHWGIDSAAVRQALREGAMRGGSTISQQTVKNAFLWPGRNWLRKAVEALLTPYIEMVWSKRRLLEIYLNIAEFDTGVFGIEAAAWHHFEVAAKDLSRVQAGRLAVVLPDPKGRSAIRPSKETKKRAASVIAGADLIRKDGRAGCFED, from the coding sequence ATGATTGAGCCAATTGAGGATCATCTTGATAGCCCTGATGGCCCCCGCCGGCGATGGCCTGGGCGATTGGGGCCTTTGCTGCGCGGCGCGCGGCGGGTTCTGCTTTGGAGCCTGCTTGCGGCGGCGTTGGCCTTTTTGGCTTGGGGATTGATCTACCGATGGGTCAATCCGCCGATCACGTTTTACATGATGCAAGAGCGCGCCCGGCTTGGTGAAATCCAATATCAATGGGTCGATATTGAAGAGGTTGCCCCGATGGTGCGCCGTGCGGTGGTGGCGGCGGAAGATGCTAATTTCTGCACCCATTGGGGAATTGACAGTGCGGCAGTGCGTCAAGCGTTGCGCGAAGGGGCTATGCGCGGCGGTTCAACCATCAGCCAGCAAACGGTCAAAAATGCCTTTCTCTGGCCTGGGCGCAATTGGCTGCGTAAAGCTGTTGAAGCACTGTTGACCCCCTATATTGAAATGGTGTGGAGCAAACGGCGCCTGTTGGAAATTTATCTTAACATCGCCGAATTTGACACCGGGGTGTTTGGGATTGAGGCGGCAGCCTGGCATCACTTTGAGGTTGCGGCCAAAGATTTGAGCCGCGTTCAGGCCGGTCGCCTTGCGGTTGTCTTGCCCGATCCCAAAGGCCGCAGTGCAATTCGTCCGAGCAAAGAGACAAAGAAACGCGCGGCATCGGTGATAGCTGGAGCCGACTTGATCCGAAAGGATGGTCGCGCGGGGTGTTTTGAGGATTGA
- a CDS encoding glutathione S-transferase N-terminal domain-containing protein, which produces MNILYHVPLSPFCRKVRLSLAEKKIEVQLVEERYWVGDADFLRRNPAGKVPVLKMGGEIYTESSAICEYLEERFPEPRLLPQDAQARYEVRRLVSWFDDKFHHEVTANLLYERVNRKIHGSGYPVAANVKAGAKAIKFHLDYMNWLLDNRRWLAGDEMSLADFAAAAQLSALDYICDVDWNRSAAVKDWYATMKSRPAFRSILADNVPGFPPPHHYANLDF; this is translated from the coding sequence ATGAATATCCTGTATCACGTCCCCCTGTCTCCTTTTTGCCGTAAAGTGCGTCTGAGCCTGGCAGAAAAGAAAATCGAAGTGCAACTGGTGGAAGAGCGCTATTGGGTAGGGGATGCGGATTTTTTGCGCCGCAATCCCGCAGGAAAAGTCCCGGTGCTCAAGATGGGTGGGGAGATCTATACGGAATCCTCCGCCATCTGTGAATATCTCGAAGAGCGCTTCCCCGAGCCACGGTTATTGCCCCAAGATGCACAGGCCCGCTATGAGGTGCGCCGTTTGGTCTCTTGGTTTGATGATAAGTTCCACCATGAGGTGACGGCAAATCTTCTGTATGAGCGGGTTAATCGAAAAATCCATGGGTCGGGATATCCGGTTGCTGCCAATGTGAAGGCTGGAGCAAAGGCCATTAAATTTCATCTCGATTACATGAACTGGCTCTTGGACAATCGCCGCTGGCTTGCGGGGGATGAGATGAGCCTTGCAGATTTCGCCGCCGCCGCGCAGCTGTCGGCGCTGGACTACATTTGTGATGTGGATTGGAACCGATCCGCGGCGGTGAAAGATTGGTATGCCACGATGAAGTCGCGCCCGGCGTTCCGGTCGATACTCGCCGATAATGTGCCGGGCTTCCCCCCTCCGCACCATTATGCCAATCTTGACTTCTGA
- the queG gene encoding tRNA epoxyqueuosine(34) reductase QueG: protein MPILTSDLKSRLLAQALAEGFSNAKITTPDAVPQVPAQLEAFLQAGYHGQMTWMEARKDWRAAPQVLWPEARSVVMLAESYGPQSDPVANLDRPDIGNISVYAQGKDYHDIVKKRLKRLARWLIAEGGGEVKVFVDTAPVAEKPLGQAAGLGWQGKHTNLVSRTTGNWMFLGAIFTTLELEPDAPEVDHCGSCRKCLDICPTEAFVAPYKMDARRCISYLTIEHKGPIDLALRPGLGNHIYGCDDCLAVCPWNKFAVVASDMRYAAQGDLAAPPLRDLVVLDDAGFRAKFAGSPIKRIGRDRFIRNVLYAIGNSGNPSYKPLVQPLMADADPAVAEAAGWALARITP, encoded by the coding sequence ATGCCAATCTTGACTTCTGATCTGAAATCCAGGCTTCTGGCGCAGGCCTTGGCCGAGGGCTTTAGCAATGCCAAGATCACAACGCCCGATGCCGTGCCGCAGGTACCGGCGCAGTTGGAGGCGTTTTTGCAGGCCGGCTATCACGGACAAATGACATGGATGGAGGCGCGCAAAGACTGGCGCGCCGCGCCGCAGGTTTTGTGGCCTGAGGCGCGATCTGTGGTGATGCTGGCCGAAAGCTATGGCCCACAAAGCGATCCTGTGGCCAATCTCGACAGGCCTGATATTGGCAATATCAGCGTCTATGCCCAGGGCAAAGACTATCACGACATTGTCAAAAAACGGCTGAAACGCTTGGCCCGCTGGTTGATTGCCGAAGGGGGCGGTGAGGTGAAAGTCTTTGTCGATACGGCCCCGGTTGCGGAAAAGCCCTTGGGGCAGGCCGCTGGTTTGGGCTGGCAAGGCAAGCATACCAATCTGGTGAGCCGCACCACTGGAAATTGGATGTTTCTGGGCGCGATATTTACCACGCTGGAGCTGGAGCCGGATGCGCCGGAGGTGGATCACTGCGGGTCATGCCGGAAATGTTTGGACATTTGCCCGACCGAGGCTTTTGTTGCGCCGTACAAAATGGATGCGCGGCGCTGCATTTCCTATCTGACCATTGAGCACAAGGGCCCGATTGATCTGGCGCTGCGGCCGGGCCTCGGCAACCATATATATGGCTGTGATGATTGCTTGGCCGTTTGCCCGTGGAATAAATTCGCTGTTGTGGCCTCTGATATGCGCTACGCCGCTCAGGGGGATTTGGCGGCGCCGCCGCTGCGTGATCTCGTGGTCTTGGATGATGCCGGGTTTCGCGCGAAATTCGCAGGCTCTCCCATCAAACGCATTGGCCGCGATCGTTTTATCCGCAACGTGCTCTATGCCATTGGAAATTCGGGCAACCCATCCTATAAGCCGTTGGTGCAGCCTTTGATGGCGGATGCCGATCCGGCAGTGGCAGAGGCTGCTGGCTGGGCCTTGGCGCGCATTACGCCCTAA
- a CDS encoding DUF4198 domain-containing protein yields the protein MFKRSFKLLFALVFAGPIYAHEFWISPVDFEVDVQSPIAAHFRVGQEFKGGSHSYLSRYTTRHELHQGGAILEMSPREGDRPAMQYPGLEDGLAVLVHETTDSTLTYREFDKFVNFIKHKDFEGLPEAHLARGLPEVGFVESYRRFAKSLIAVGSGVGQDRPVGLEIEIVALSNPYTEDLSEGMAVQVLLNAAPRADVQVEVFSRPAGTKEPAGIQLYRTDADGIARFPVRTGHDYMIDNVALRPVEPTNTDDPVWHSLWANLTFAVPAD from the coding sequence ATGTTTAAGCGCTCCTTTAAATTACTTTTCGCTCTTGTTTTTGCTGGGCCTATCTATGCACATGAATTTTGGATTTCGCCAGTGGATTTTGAGGTTGACGTCCAAAGCCCAATAGCTGCGCATTTCCGGGTTGGGCAGGAGTTCAAAGGGGGCAGCCATTCCTACCTCAGCCGCTATACAACCCGCCATGAGCTGCATCAGGGCGGCGCAATCCTTGAGATGAGCCCGCGGGAAGGTGACCGGCCCGCCATGCAATATCCCGGGCTCGAAGACGGGTTGGCTGTTTTGGTGCATGAGACCACCGACAGCACCCTCACCTATCGGGAATTTGACAAGTTCGTGAACTTCATCAAACACAAAGATTTTGAAGGACTGCCTGAGGCGCATCTGGCGCGTGGCCTGCCAGAGGTTGGTTTCGTCGAGAGTTATCGCCGCTTTGCAAAATCCCTCATTGCTGTGGGCAGCGGGGTGGGGCAAGATCGGCCAGTCGGGCTGGAGATTGAGATCGTCGCGCTCTCCAACCCCTATACCGAAGATCTCTCAGAGGGCATGGCGGTTCAAGTGTTGTTGAATGCCGCGCCCCGCGCTGATGTTCAGGTCGAAGTCTTCTCACGCCCTGCGGGCACGAAAGAGCCGGCCGGGATCCAACTGTATCGCACGGACGCCGATGGAATTGCGCGGTTCCCGGTGCGCACCGGTCACGACTATATGATCGACAATGTTGCGCTGCGCCCTGTGGAGCCCACCAATACAGATGACCCAGTCTGGCACAGCCTTTGGGCCAATCTCACCTTTGCCGTTCCAGCAGATTAG
- a CDS encoding HupE/UreJ family protein, whose protein sequence is MLRPFPKIQLLMVWCFLLMSSALLGFLSLPGQARAHELRPAVAEVSVNEDRIEISLRLAVETLLAGIDQSQVADTDEAPEAEVYDRLRGLPDRALAQMVEKRFSDISAGILLEGAGPLRLASVDVIAEPDLELPRDTVVSMSAELPPGTAPVSLGWAARNGGLVVRHGEGPNAYAAFLQGGEVSAPLPRSGAVDESTGAVFLRFVVEGFEHIIPKGLDHILFVLGLFLFSLAWRPLLAQVTAFTLAHTVTLGLATLSIITIPPAQMWLVEALIAISIAYVAIENILRPKLGWWRILVVFGFGLLHGLGFASVLGDLGLAQGQFILSLIAFNIGVELGQLAVIAAAFALFALPFGRSAIYRRVVVIPGSVAIAFVGLWWAFERSFM, encoded by the coding sequence ATGTTGAGACCTTTCCCGAAAATTCAGCTGTTGATGGTGTGGTGTTTCCTATTGATGTCAAGTGCACTTCTGGGGTTTCTCAGTTTGCCAGGACAGGCCCGCGCCCATGAGTTGCGGCCGGCAGTGGCGGAAGTTTCTGTTAACGAGGACAGAATTGAAATCTCCCTGCGCCTTGCCGTAGAAACTCTTTTGGCGGGCATAGATCAGTCTCAAGTCGCAGATACCGATGAGGCGCCCGAAGCAGAGGTCTATGACCGGTTGCGCGGCCTGCCGGATCGCGCATTGGCGCAAATGGTTGAAAAGCGATTTTCCGATATTTCCGCAGGGATTTTGCTTGAGGGGGCTGGACCCTTGCGCTTGGCATCGGTGGATGTGATCGCAGAGCCAGATCTCGAACTGCCCCGCGATACGGTGGTTTCCATGTCTGCGGAGCTGCCGCCCGGGACGGCTCCGGTCTCTTTGGGCTGGGCCGCGCGCAATGGCGGGCTGGTGGTGCGCCATGGGGAGGGTCCAAACGCCTATGCGGCCTTTCTGCAGGGCGGCGAGGTCAGCGCACCGCTGCCTCGGTCGGGTGCTGTTGACGAAAGCACGGGCGCTGTGTTCCTTCGATTTGTTGTCGAAGGCTTCGAGCACATTATTCCAAAGGGTCTGGATCACATTCTCTTTGTCCTAGGTTTGTTCCTCTTCTCTCTCGCTTGGCGCCCGCTCTTGGCGCAGGTCACGGCCTTTACACTGGCCCATACGGTCACGCTTGGGCTTGCAACTTTGAGCATTATCACCATTCCACCGGCGCAGATGTGGCTGGTAGAGGCTTTGATTGCCATCTCCATTGCCTATGTGGCGATTGAGAATATTCTGCGCCCGAAACTGGGGTGGTGGCGGATCCTTGTGGTCTTCGGGTTTGGCCTTTTACATGGGCTGGGGTTTGCCTCCGTATTGGGAGATCTTGGCCTGGCGCAGGGGCAATTTATTCTTTCTCTTATTGCCTTCAACATCGGTGTCGAACTTGGCCAATTGGCGGTGATTGCAGCCGCCTTTGCTCTCTTTGCGCTGCCCTTTGGGCGCAGCGCTATCTATCGCCGTGTGGTGGTGATCCCTGGATCTGTGGCCATTGCTTTCGTGGGCCTGTGGTGGGCATTTGAGCGCAGCTTTATGTAA
- a CDS encoding branched-chain amino acid aminotransferase, with product MAGAYDDRDGVIWMDGELVNWRDAKVHILTHGLHYGSSVFEGERAYNGKIFKSREHSERLLKSGEYMDIPIPYSVDEIEAAKEEVLTASGLQNAYVRAVCWRGSGDDMGVASARNPVRMAVAAWEWGAYYGDAKFKGAKLDIAKWKRPSPETIPCFAKAAGLYMICTMSKHAAEAKGCSDAMMLDYRGYVAEATGANLFFVKDGEVHTPKPDCFLNGITRQTVVGMLQERGVTVIERHIMPEELEGFEQCWLTGTAAEVTPVGQIGDYTFEVGALARDIAESYEKLVRA from the coding sequence ATGGCTGGCGCATATGACGACCGTGACGGTGTCATCTGGATGGATGGCGAATTGGTGAACTGGCGCGACGCTAAGGTTCACATTCTGACCCATGGCTTGCATTACGGCAGCTCTGTGTTTGAAGGTGAACGCGCCTATAACGGAAAGATTTTCAAGTCTCGTGAACATTCCGAGCGGCTTTTGAAATCTGGCGAATATATGGACATTCCAATTCCATATTCCGTGGACGAAATTGAGGCCGCGAAAGAGGAGGTCTTGACCGCCTCTGGTCTGCAGAATGCCTATGTACGGGCGGTTTGCTGGCGCGGTTCAGGTGACGATATGGGGGTCGCCTCCGCGCGCAACCCAGTGCGCATGGCCGTGGCGGCTTGGGAATGGGGCGCCTACTATGGGGACGCCAAATTCAAAGGCGCAAAGCTCGATATCGCCAAATGGAAACGCCCAAGCCCAGAAACAATCCCATGCTTTGCCAAGGCCGCCGGGCTTTATATGATCTGCACCATGTCCAAACATGCAGCCGAAGCCAAAGGCTGTTCAGATGCGATGATGCTTGATTATCGCGGCTATGTGGCTGAGGCCACTGGCGCCAACCTGTTCTTTGTCAAAGACGGTGAAGTGCACACGCCGAAACCCGATTGCTTCCTCAATGGCATCACGCGCCAGACCGTGGTGGGCATGTTGCAAGAGCGCGGCGTCACTGTGATCGAACGGCACATCATGCCCGAGGAGCTGGAAGGCTTTGAACAATGTTGGTTGACCGGCACCGCGGCGGAAGTCACACCTGTGGGTCAAATCGGCGATTACACATTTGAGGTGGGCGCTCTGGCGCGAGACATCGCCGAAAGCTACGAAAAACTCGTCCGCGCATAA
- a CDS encoding MarR family winged helix-turn-helix transcriptional regulator has protein sequence MAQGQNRSEHTHGLLFLTDEQLRKGIEAMFFAYRGFTADPDRILAEKSYGRAHHRALHFIQRSPGTTVNNLLSTLGVTKQSLNRVLRTLICDGLVLNEVGTKDKRQRHLSLTDAGRELEQALSNAQRDRMRAAYRQAGAEAVYGFCTVLEAMMDPELKKHYDQLTGGDIV, from the coding sequence ATGGCGCAGGGGCAAAATAGATCAGAACATACCCATGGTTTGCTGTTTTTAACCGATGAGCAGCTGCGCAAAGGCATTGAGGCTATGTTTTTTGCCTATCGTGGGTTTACGGCGGATCCAGACCGCATATTGGCTGAAAAATCCTATGGCCGAGCGCATCACCGGGCGCTGCATTTCATTCAGCGCAGCCCTGGCACAACCGTCAATAACTTACTGTCCACGCTCGGCGTGACCAAACAAAGCCTCAACCGCGTGCTACGGACCTTGATTTGCGATGGTTTGGTGCTCAACGAAGTCGGCACCAAAGACAAGCGCCAGCGGCATTTGTCTTTGACCGATGCAGGCAGAGAATTGGAGCAAGCGCTGTCGAACGCTCAACGTGATCGTATGCGCGCGGCCTATCGCCAAGCGGGGGCGGAGGCTGTCTATGGCTTTTGCACCGTGCTTGAGGCTATGATGGATCCAGAATTGAAAAAACATTATGATCAGCTCACTGGCGGAGATATAGTATGA
- a CDS encoding response regulator, with amino-acid sequence MTPDAHLLIVDDDERIRTLLQKFLIRNGFLVSAARDAAHARRILAGLDFDLIVLDVMMPGEDGISLTKEVRRNSDTPILLLTAKGETEDRILGLEAGADDYLAKPFEPKELLLRLNAILRRVPVQEEVAPLPKVMHLGQVHYDVDRGEMWQGEARVRLTATESQLMRIFSSAPGVPFSRSKLVEQLGRDGGQAQERAVDVQITRLRRKIETDPKQPRYLQTVRGAGYMLVLEQRYAL; translated from the coding sequence ATGACTCCAGATGCCCATTTGCTTATCGTCGACGATGATGAGCGTATTCGGACTTTGTTGCAAAAATTTCTTATTAGGAATGGTTTTTTAGTATCCGCCGCCCGTGATGCCGCTCATGCACGGCGCATATTAGCGGGTCTCGATTTCGATTTGATCGTTTTGGATGTGATGATGCCCGGCGAAGATGGCATTTCTTTGACCAAAGAGGTGCGGCGGAACAGCGACACGCCCATTTTGCTGTTGACCGCCAAGGGTGAGACCGAAGATCGGATCTTGGGGCTTGAGGCTGGGGCGGATGACTATCTGGCCAAACCCTTCGAGCCCAAGGAGCTGTTGCTGCGTCTCAATGCGATTTTGCGCAGAGTTCCCGTGCAAGAAGAGGTCGCCCCCTTGCCGAAGGTCATGCATCTGGGTCAGGTGCATTATGATGTCGACCGAGGCGAGATGTGGCAAGGTGAGGCGCGGGTACGCTTGACCGCAACCGAGAGCCAGTTGATGCGAATTTTTTCCAGCGCGCCGGGCGTGCCGTTCAGCCGCAGTAAACTCGTGGAACAGCTTGGGCGTGATGGCGGCCAAGCGCAGGAGCGCGCTGTGGATGTGCAAATCACAAGGTTGCGGCGGAAAATCGAAACGGATCCGAAGCAGCCGCGCTATTTACAGACAGTGCGCGGTGCGGGATATATGTTGGTTCTGGAACAGAGGTATGCGTTGTGA
- a CDS encoding histone deacetylase family protein, with protein MSTKIITHDDCLDHVNPQGHPEQVVRLEYVLMALAPLGLETVSAPLAPDDDLLRCHPQSHITALRAAAPQEGWSRLDADTHMSPGTLTAALRAAGGAIRAVDMVMSGEAGNVFVATRPPGHHCERETPMGFCFFGNVALAAKHALEHHGLSRVAIVDFDVHHGNGTQDLVEGDGRIFFASTHQMPLYPGTGHAHETGGYGNVLNCPLPDGAGSAAFRAVMEAEVLPAVERFAPEFVFISAGFDAHVDDPLAGMNLTEDDFSWITQRLCDLAAKHCKGRVVSCLEGGYDLEALAASAAAHVSILKEQTHG; from the coding sequence GTGAGCACAAAAATAATCACCCATGATGACTGCTTGGACCATGTGAACCCGCAGGGTCATCCCGAACAAGTGGTGCGTTTGGAGTATGTTTTGATGGCACTCGCGCCTTTGGGTTTGGAGACGGTGTCTGCGCCCCTGGCTCCTGATGATGATCTGCTTCGGTGTCATCCACAAAGTCATATTACCGCTCTGCGCGCCGCGGCGCCGCAAGAGGGGTGGAGCCGTTTGGATGCGGATACCCATATGTCGCCAGGTACGCTTACAGCGGCTTTGCGCGCGGCGGGTGGTGCGATTCGGGCGGTGGATATGGTGATGAGCGGTGAAGCGGGCAATGTCTTTGTTGCAACCCGGCCTCCGGGCCATCACTGCGAGCGCGAAACACCGATGGGTTTTTGTTTTTTTGGCAATGTGGCCTTGGCGGCCAAACATGCGCTGGAGCACCATGGGCTGTCGCGTGTGGCGATTGTGGATTTTGACGTGCACCATGGCAATGGCACGCAGGACTTGGTGGAAGGGGATGGCCGTATTTTTTTCGCCAGCACCCATCAGATGCCGCTCTATCCCGGAACAGGCCATGCCCATGAGACGGGCGGCTATGGCAATGTGTTGAATTGTCCCTTGCCGGATGGGGCGGGCAGTGCGGCGTTTCGCGCAGTGATGGAAGCAGAGGTTCTGCCAGCGGTGGAGCGGTTTGCCCCTGAATTTGTGTTCATTTCAGCCGGGTTCGATGCCCATGTTGACGATCCGCTGGCGGGGATGAATTTGACGGAAGATGATTTTTCGTGGATCACCCAGCGTTTGTGCGACTTGGCGGCCAAACATTGCAAAGGTCGGGTGGTATCCTGCCTCGAAGGCGGGTACGATCTGGAGGCGCTGGCCGCGAGTGCTGCGGCGCATGTGAGTATTTTGAAGGAGCAAACCCATGGCTGA
- a CDS encoding exodeoxyribonuclease VII small subunit — translation MADAQIAQMSFETAMAELEQVVTQLERGDVALDDSITLYERGAALKAHCEAKLKSAEEKVAAITLTGDGQPAGVAPLDAG, via the coding sequence ATGGCTGATGCACAGATTGCGCAAATGAGCTTTGAAACCGCAATGGCCGAGTTGGAGCAGGTTGTGACGCAATTGGAACGGGGTGATGTGGCTTTAGATGACTCCATTACCCTTTATGAACGGGGCGCGGCTCTCAAAGCGCATTGCGAAGCCAAGTTGAAATCTGCCGAGGAGAAGGTCGCAGCCATAACCTTGACTGGCGATGGGCAGCCCGCGGGCGTTGCTCCGTTGGACGCGGGTTGA
- a CDS encoding farnesyl diphosphate synthase: MLSDFSTHLKAAADATQSCLATAMRPFGDLPIAQGMRHAVTGGKGLRGFLVIESARLMGAPEQEAVYAGAAVEALHAYSLVHDDLPCMDDDDLRRGQPTVHKKWDEATAVLVGDALQTLAFELLARPASCLGAQRQLDLITGLAKASGAEGMVLGQAQDMAAETSAVPLTLTEIAHLQNNKTGALIEWSATAGAVMMGADPALLRRYAQSLGLAFQIADDILDVEGTIDVVGKATGKDSASGKATFVSLLGLEGAKLRAQDLVDEACVALDDFGDRANILKAAARFVVSRDL; this comes from the coding sequence ATGCTGTCTGATTTTTCCACCCATCTCAAGGCCGCGGCCGATGCAACGCAGTCCTGTCTTGCAACGGCCATGCGCCCCTTTGGTGATTTGCCGATCGCTCAAGGCATGCGCCATGCGGTGACGGGTGGCAAAGGCCTGCGCGGATTTTTGGTGATTGAGAGCGCCCGGCTCATGGGCGCACCAGAGCAAGAAGCAGTCTATGCTGGCGCGGCGGTAGAAGCTTTGCATGCCTATTCTTTGGTGCATGACGATCTGCCCTGTATGGATGACGATGATCTTCGGCGCGGTCAGCCGACCGTGCACAAGAAATGGGATGAGGCCACTGCGGTATTGGTCGGCGATGCGTTGCAAACCCTGGCCTTTGAGCTGCTGGCCCGGCCTGCTTCGTGCTTGGGTGCACAGCGACAATTGGATCTGATCACAGGTTTAGCAAAGGCCAGCGGGGCAGAGGGCATGGTTCTGGGGCAAGCGCAGGATATGGCGGCCGAGACCTCCGCCGTGCCTTTGACCTTGACCGAAATTGCACATTTGCAAAACAATAAGACCGGCGCGCTGATTGAATGGTCCGCCACAGCGGGCGCTGTCATGATGGGCGCTGACCCAGCGCTGCTGCGCCGCTATGCGCAATCTCTGGGTCTGGCCTTTCAAATTGCTGATGACATATTAGATGTGGAAGGCACGATTGATGTGGTGGGCAAAGCCACCGGGAAAGACAGCGCGTCTGGCAAGGCCACTTTTGTCTCCTTATTGGGGCTTGAGGGGGCCAAGCTGCGGGCGCAAGACTTGGTGGATGAAGCCTGTGTGGCATTGGACGATTTTGGTGATCGCGCCAATATCTTAAAAGCAGCGGCGCGATTTGTTGTGTCGCGAGATCTATGA
- the dxs gene encoding 1-deoxy-D-xylulose-5-phosphate synthase: MTQTPPHTPLLDRVSTPADLKIMSDKELRLLADELRAEMVSAVSETGGHLGAGLGVVELTVALHAVFDTPKDHLIWDVSHQTYPHKILTGRRDRIRTLRQKGGLSGFTKRSESPYDPFGAAHSSTSISAALGFAVARDLGGAPEHGIGDAIAVIGDGSMSAGMAFEAMNNAGHLKKRMIVILNDNEMSIAPPVGALSSYLSQLYTGAPFQEFKAAAKGAVSLLPGPFQEGAKRAREMLKHMTVGGTMFEQLGFSYLGPIDGHDLEQLLPVLRMVRDRATGPMLIHVITQKGKGYGPAEAARDKGHGVGKFDVVTGTQAKSIPNAPSYTSVFAKSLLEQAQQDPKICAVTAAMPDGTGLNLFAERYPSRCFDVGIAEQHGVTFAAALAAGGMKPFCAMYSTFLQRGYDQVVHDVAIQRLPVRFAIDRAGLVGADGATHAGSFDIAFLANLPGFVVMAAADEAELCHMVATAAAYDDGPIAFRFPRGEGIGCDLPQNPAPLDIGKGRIVQKGSQVAILSFGTRLGEVRIAAETLAAQGIVPTIADARFAKPLDREMILKLAADHEVLITIEEGAIGGFGSHVAQLLAEEAVFDRGLKYRSMVLPDSFIDHASPADMYREAKLSAQDIHDKVLQTLGIASLKVRA, encoded by the coding sequence GTGACACAAACACCTCCCCACACTCCCTTGCTTGATCGGGTCTCCACGCCTGCGGATTTGAAGATCATGAGCGACAAAGAGTTGCGGCTCTTGGCAGATGAGCTGCGGGCGGAGATGGTGTCTGCGGTCTCTGAAACCGGCGGGCATCTTGGGGCGGGGCTCGGGGTGGTTGAGCTGACTGTTGCGCTGCATGCGGTTTTTGATACGCCAAAAGATCATTTGATTTGGGATGTGTCGCACCAAACCTATCCGCATAAAATTTTGACAGGGCGGCGCGATCGCATTCGAACTCTGCGGCAAAAAGGCGGGCTCAGCGGCTTCACCAAACGCAGCGAAAGCCCCTATGATCCTTTCGGGGCCGCACATTCCTCAACCTCCATTTCGGCGGCACTCGGCTTTGCTGTGGCGCGTGATTTGGGTGGTGCGCCCGAACATGGGATTGGTGATGCCATTGCCGTGATTGGTGACGGGTCCATGAGTGCCGGCATGGCCTTTGAGGCGATGAACAACGCGGGCCATTTGAAAAAACGCATGATTGTCATTCTAAATGACAATGAAATGTCGATTGCCCCGCCTGTTGGCGCCTTGTCGTCTTATCTCAGCCAGCTGTATACCGGCGCGCCCTTCCAAGAGTTTAAGGCGGCAGCCAAAGGGGCGGTGTCGCTTTTGCCTGGTCCATTTCAGGAAGGGGCAAAGCGTGCGCGGGAAATGCTGAAACATATGACCGTTGGCGGCACGATGTTTGAGCAGCTGGGCTTTAGCTATCTCGGCCCCATTGATGGGCATGATCTTGAGCAATTGCTGCCGGTGCTGCGCATGGTGCGCGACCGCGCAACCGGTCCGATGTTGATCCATGTCATCACCCAAAAGGGTAAGGGGTACGGCCCGGCGGAAGCTGCGCGTGATAAAGGTCATGGGGTCGGAAAATTTGACGTGGTGACCGGCACACAGGCCAAATCCATCCCCAATGCACCTTCCTATACATCTGTTTTTGCCAAGTCTTTGCTTGAGCAGGCGCAACAAGATCCAAAAATCTGCGCGGTGACGGCCGCCATGCCTGATGGCACGGGGCTTAATCTTTTTGCCGAACGCTATCCCAGCCGATGTTTTGACGTGGGGATTGCCGAGCAGCACGGGGTGACTTTTGCAGCTGCCCTGGCCGCGGGTGGCATGAAGCCATTTTGCGCCATGTATTCCACTTTTTTGCAGCGCGGCTATGATCAGGTTGTGCATGACGTGGCGATTCAACGCTTGCCCGTGCGTTTTGCGATTGATCGGGCGGGTTTGGTGGGCGCCGATGGGGCGACCCATGCGGGATCGTTTGATATTGCGTTTCTGGCCAATCTGCCGGGTTTTGTCGTCATGGCTGCGGCCGATGAGGCAGAGCTGTGTCATATGGTGGCAACAGCAGCGGCCTATGACGATGGGCCGATTGCCTTCCGGTTCCCGCGCGGTGAGGGCATTGGCTGTGACCTGCCACAAAATCCGGCACCGCTGGACATCGGCAAGGGCCGCATCGTGCAAAAGGGCAGTCAGGTTGCGATCTTGTCATTTGGCACCCGCTTGGGAGAGGTGCGTATTGCGGCGGAAACTCTGGCGGCCCAAGGGATTGTCCCCACCATCGCCGATGCCCGCTTCGCCAAACCCTTGGATCGGGAGATGATCCTTAAATTGGCGGCCGATCATGAGGTGTTAATCACCATCGAAGAGGGCGCCATCGGTGGTTTTGGCAGCCATGTGGCCCAGCTTTTGGCAGAGGAGGCGGTGTTTGATCGCGGGCTGAAATATCGCTCCATGGTTCTGCCGGACAGTTTCATCGATCACGCCAGCCCGGCGGATATGTACCGCGAAGCCAAACTGTCTGCGCAGGATATTCACGACAAAGTTTTGCAAACGCTCGGCATCGCCTCTCTCAAAGTCCGAGCCTAA